In the genome of Anguilla anguilla isolate fAngAng1 chromosome 15, fAngAng1.pri, whole genome shotgun sequence, the window AACTTAAATATGtttcacagcagtgtattttaaatattatatatactgCGGTATCTGATGGCggcaatatttttgtatatttgcctTTATATTATGCAGTGTTGCAatatgttaatgttttatttcagtatattttcacTATATTCCATTTCCCTTAGGGGTGGGActtgagtgtgtgagacagtgtttATAGTGCAATGGCACTggactgcgtgtgtgcgtgtgcatgtgtttgagttCAGAGGGAAGGTAATGAAATGACTCCTAGATTAGGGATATCATGGTGGGAAGTGTGTTGTCATTTAATGACAGACAAGAGTTAAAATCCTGCAGATTACTGTGCTTTAAATTAATCATCTATTGGCAGTCATTTTCAGAACAGTATTCTTTCATACATATTATTGTATGTTATGGTTTAGTGACATTCATTGAACATTGTTTGCGACTTGGCTGCATTACAAGGAATGTTTCCTATTTTCTGCCAGCATGTATACTGTTAAAGTATTTCTGGGGAGAGACAGCAATGAGGGGGCGTGAATGATCTGGGCATGTATgccactgtatgtgtgtacgctGAAGCTGGAGTTTAGTCATGAGTGTCCTCCAGGGCCAAGGGCAGCCAGTGAAACTGTGCCCGTGTCCAGCGTAGTCTGGAGAAACTGTCAAGacccagatgtgtgtgtgtgtgtgtgcgtgtgtgagagagagagaggttgtatAGGAGCCTGTGAAGGCCTCAGAGcctgaggctgtgtgtgtgcgtgtgcgtgcgtgcgtgcgtgcgtgcgtgcgtgcgcgtgcgttaCGAGCACACCCTGATGACACCGCTCGCTCTGCTGGTGATGACTCTTCCTCCTTGTTTAGTGTGTTCACTGGAGGGAGGCCCCCCTTAATGTGCTTCACGGTCCATCTCGGTCCTCCTCGCTCTGCAGACGTGCTTTAGCGCGGGTGTGTTCTCTTACTGTGAAGTCTTAGTTCCTGTGCTCAGGGGACCGGCTCCGGTCTGTTTCACAGCCTGCAGGGGGCTTTTCGCACTGTAGCGGTCGTGTGGACCGGTCTGCAGGGGGGCCTGTCACACTATCGGTGGTGCGGACCGGGCTGCAGGGGGCTTGTCGCACTGTATCGGTGGTGTGGACCGGGCTGCAGGGGGCTTGTCGCACTGCTATCGGTGGTGTGGACCGGTCCTTATCGGTTGTGTGGACTGGTCTGCAGGGGGCTTGTTGCACTGTATTGGTGGTGTGGACCGGTCTGTATCGGTTGTGTGGACTGGTCTGCAGGGGGCTTGTTGCACTGTATCGGTTGTGTGGACCGGTCTGTATCGGTTGTGTGGACCGGTCTGTATCGGTGGTGTGGACCGGTCTGTATCGGTGGTGTGGACCGGTCTGTATCGGTTGTGTGGACTGGTCTGCAGGGGGCTTGTTGCACTGTATCGGTTGTGTGGACCGGTCTGTATCGGTTGTGTGGACCGGTCTGTATCGGTGGTGTGGACCGGTCTGTATCGGTTGTGTGGACCGGTCTGTATCGGTTGTGTGGACCGGTCTGTATCGGTTGTGTGGACCGGTCTGTATCGGTGGTGTGGACCGGTCTGTATCGGTTGTGTGGACCGGTCTGTATCGGTTGTGTGGACCGGTCTGTATCGGTTGTGTGGACCGGTCTGTATCGGTGGTGTGGACTGGTCTGTATCGGTTGTGTGGACCGGTCTGTATCGGTGGTGTGGACCGGTCTGTATCGGTTGTGTGGCCCGGTCTGTATCGGTTGTGTGGACCGGTCTGTATCGATGGTGTGGACCGGTCTGTATCGGTGGTGTGGACCGGTCTGCAGGGGGCTTGTTGCACTGCTATCGGTGGTGTGGACCGGGCTGCAGGGGGGGTTCGCACTGTATCGGTGGTGTGGACCGGTCTGTATCGGTGGTGTGGACTGGTCTGTATCGGTGGTGTGGACCGGTCTGCAGGGGGCTTGTTGCACTGCTATCGGTGGTGTGGACCGGGCTGCAGGGGGGGTTCGCACTGTATCGGTGGTGTGGACCGGTCTGTATCGGTGGTGTGGACTGGTCTGTATCGGTGGTGTGGACTGGTCTGTATCGGTTGTGTGGACCGGTCTGTATCGGTTGTGTGGACTGGTCTGCAGCGGATCCTTTGTAAATGGGCTCTGAGGGTTTTTACACGTCGTGTGCAATCAGTTCtttttgttcctgtgtgtgaccatcttttctttcttttttatgtaaACATCACTTCACTGTTTGGAGgctgggagggatggagccTTTTGTGACGAGCTTAAAAGA includes:
- the LOC118214370 gene encoding uncharacterized protein LOC118214370, which encodes MYATFLCSGDRLRSVSQPAGGFSHCSGRVDRSAGGPVTLSVVRTGLQGACRTVSVVWTGLQGACRTAIGGVDRSLSVVWTGLQGACCTVLVVWTGLYRLCGLVCRGLVALYRLCGPVCIGCVDRSVSVVWTGLYRWCGPVCIGCVDWSAGGLLHCIGCVDRSVSVVWTGLYRWCGPVCIGCVDRSVSVVWTGLYRLCGPVCIGGVDRSVSVVWTGLYRLCGPVCIGCVDRSVSVVWTGLYRWCGPVCIGGVDWSVSVVWTGLQGACCTAIGGVDRAAGGVRTVSVVWTGLYRWCGLVCIGGVDWSVSVVWTGLYRLCGLVCSGSFVNGL